TCGTCGAGGGAGAAAGTGCACTGCTTGTGCCGGAACGCAACCCGACGGCGCTCGCGGAGGCGATCCTGACGTTGCTGGATGCCCCGGAGCGATGGGAGCAAATGGCCGAGGCGGGCCGGGAATTCGTCGCTCGCTATCACGACATACGGATCGAGGCGAGAAATCTGGAGAGGATTTACGCTGAACTGTGCGTGCCGGAAAGCGCGGCAATGTCTGCCCGCCGCACCAGTTCATCATGGCGCGATCTATGAGCGTGACGGGACGGGTGCTGTTCATCGCGCTGGCCTTCCCGCCGCACCCCGGCAGCGGAACGCTCCGATCCGCCAAGTTCGTCAAATACCTCGGCGCGTTCGGCTGGCAGCCAGTTGTGATCACGCTCGACTGGGAGAGAGTGCTTGAGCCGAGCGGGCTCGACGCATCCTTGCTCGAAGATGTTCCCGCTCACGTTCCCGTCTATCGGCTCGACCCGTTTCATCCCGTCCTTCACCTGAAGCAGATGATACGGCCGCCCTCGCCACCTCCGGCGGACCGACCGATCGTCACGGAGTCGGAAGTCCCTCTGGAGGAGCAGGCCCATTCGTGGTTGTATCGAGGATTGCGGAGCGTTTACCACGGATTGCTCGCTCCCGTCGGAGATGAACACTTTTACTGGGCCTGGCGAGCCGTGCCTGATAGCATCGAGATTGCTCTGCGTCATCGAGTGGACGCGATCTTCGTGAGCGTGAGTCCCTGGACATCGGGATTTCTCGGCCTCATGCTCAAGACGATTCTTGGCCTGCCCCTCGTTGTGGACTTTCGCGATTACTGGACGCTTTGGCCAATCAAGGCGCGACGACCCGTGCGCGACCGGCTGGATGCGCTGGCCGAACGTCTCCTCCTCCGGACGGCGGATCGGATCATCTGCGTTCACCAGGCGATGGCTGAGGATTTCGCCGGGTTGCACCCCCGGGCTTCTGCCAAATGCGTCGTCATCCCCAACGGTTACGATCCGGAGGATTTCCCCCACCTCGGGCCGATGACGCTCACCGGCCAACTGTCTCTGATGACGATGACCGATGCCCGCCACGATGAAGGAGGCGAGCGGGAGCGACCTTTTCCCTCCCCTTCTCCGACACGCGGGATGGCTCACGAGCCGCCCATGATGTCTTTGACTTCGGCGGGTTCGCCTCTGCCCTCTTCCTGGCCGCCCCGCACGTCGCTCGTTCACACGGGCATGGTCTGGGGCGATGCCGCCGGAGCCTTTCTCCGCGCTCTCGCTCAGCTCAAGCCGGAGGGCATCGAAGCGAGGCTGCACGTTCGTTTCGTCGGGGGATTGCCCCCCTCAAACATCCGCTTCCTTCGAGACCATCAGCTTGACTCACTGGTGACCGTGGAACCTCGAACGACACATCGCACGGCTCTCCAACGGATGAAGGCAGCAGATGTGCTGCTGCTTTTACTCACCAGCCACGAGGGCGGGCGCAAATGGTATCCGGGAAAGCTCTTCGAGTACCTGGTTGCAGGAAAACCGGTGCTCGCTATCGCTCCGCCGGGCATCGCCACGCAGCTCATCGAAGAGGCGGGGGTGGGAACGAGCGTTGACCACACAGATACCCGGCAACTGGTCGAGATGATTCGCTGGATCGCTCACCACCCCGACGAGTTTCGAGAAAGGTTTTACCACCCGCAGCCGTCGGTCATCGCTCGTTACGACCGGCGGCGGTTGACCGAACGGCTGGCCGAGACGCTCACGGAGGTGCGCTTCGGAATCGAACGATCCGATGTCTCGCGATGACCTGAGGAGACCACTGCGGGTTGTGCATCTCTCGCCGACGCTCTTTGGCGAGGAGTTCATCACCGGGGGCGGCGAACGGTTCGTCACCGAGCTGGCCCGCGCGATGTCCCGTCTTGTTCCCACGCGGCTCGTGAGCTTTTCCGAGAGCGCCGGAGAAAGAAGCCGTCTTCACGACTGTCCCGGCTCCGGTCCCGCGACGGGCTGGAGAGCGACGGCGGGGCTCGACGTTCAACTCTTCAAACCTCTCGCCTTCGTTCGTGGCCAGAAGACCAATCCATTGAGCTTCCGCTTCCTCCGCGCACTGGCCGATGCCGACGTCATCCATTGTCATCAGTTTCACGTCCTGGCCACGACGCTGGCACTCGCCTACGGTCGGCTGCGAGGCAAGCGCCTCTTTGTGACCGATCTCGGCGGCGGCGGATGGGACCTCTCCTACCACTTCGATCTGGGCCGATGGGTTGACGGATTCCTCCACATCTCCGAATTTTCCGCGCAGCAGGCGGACGCACGCTACCGACGGAAGAGTCACGTCATCTACGCGGGCGTCGCCGTTGAAAAGTTCCGCCCGACCGGTCACCCCAAGCGTCCAGTCGTTCTGTTTGTCGGACGACTGCTTCCCCACAAAGGGATCAACTATCTCATCGAGGCGATGGATCCCCAAACGGAACTGCGGATCATCGGTCGTCCCTGGGAACCTCACCTGGCAGCAACACGGTCGGAAGAATACCTCGCGCTTCTTCGTCGCCTGGCAACAGGAAAGAATGTGCGTTTCATCTTCGATGCCGATGACGATCAGTTGGTCGAGGAATACTCAACGGCCCTGGTGACGGTCTTACCGTCAGTCTATACCGATGTTTTCGGCCAAACGCGGCCAGCACCTGAGTTGCTCGGACTCACGCTCCTGGAATCACTGGCCTGTGGCACGCCGGTGATCGCCACTCGCGTGGGGGGAATGCCGGAGGTCGTCGAGGAGGGCGTGACGGGATTTCTCGTCCCCCCCAACAATGTTCGGGCGCTCGCCGAACGCATCGCGTGGATCAAGAATCATCCCGGCGAAGCTCAACGCATGGGTGAGCGCGGTCGCCGGCATGTCGAAGAAAAGTTCACCTGGGATCAGGTCGCCCGCCGCGCTCTCGAAATCTATCAGCACGCCCTGGCGGCAACGGGGTCACGGTGAAGCCATACGGGTTTTATAGCCTCTCCCGCTCATCGCGTCAGGAAACCTCATCTCACGGGCTGGAAGGGAGGCGAATCCTGCTCCCATACCATTCAGGACGGAGGACGCGGCCTGGGGACTGAAGGCCCTCATGTGTCCCTGCTTGACGGGCTCGGAAGTCGCTTGATAGGCTTTGGCCGTCAGGAGTCGGGCAATGTGAAGCGCGTTTTATGCGAGAAGGCGACCTGAGCGGAAGAGTGTTGAAGGCGATCCGTGGTCACTATTGGGTTGAGACTGACCGGGGGACCTTTCATTGTTATGCCCGCGAGAGCGTGATCAAGAATCTGAAGTCCTCACCCCCCATCGTCGTGGGCGATATCGTCACGCTGCAGGTGACGGATGAGCCGAAGAAAGAGGGCGTGATCGTTGATCTGCAGCCCCGTCGGACGAAGCTCTCGCGGAAAGTATTCACCGGGGCCCGCGAGGTAGAACAGATTGTGGCCGCCAATATTGACCATCTCGTGATCGTCACCTCGGTGGCTCAACCTCCGCTTAAACCGGGGTTGATTGACCGCTATCTCGTCGCAGCAGCCAAAGGCGATCTGGCTCCCATCATCTGCATCAACAAAATTGATCTTCTGCCTCCCCCGGAGGCGAGAACCGGCGACCGGGAATCGCTTCTCACTCAGACTGAGGACCAGGCGCTTCTCGAACAGGTCCTGGAGGTCAAAACCCTCTACGAGCAGTTGGGCTATCCCGTCGTTCTCACCAGCGCCAGGACGGGCGAAGGGATTGACACGCTCAGAGAGCTTCTCCGTGACTCGACGGCCATTTTCGCCGGTCATTCGGGGGTGGGGAAGTCCTCGGTGCTCAAGGCTCTCAATCCCGGCATGAAGGTGAAAGTATCCGAGGTCAATCCCCGGACAGGTCGAGGCCGTCACACCACGACGGCGGCTCAACTCGTTCCCCTGCCCGGTGGCGGATACGTCGTTGACACGCCCGGCATCCGCCAGCTCAGTTTGTGGGATGTCACTCCCGCCGATGTGCGCCGCGCCTTCGTCGAGATCGCCCGGTGGAGTCATCAGTGCCGATTCAACGATTGCTCGCACACGGTCGAGCCCGAATGTGCCGTCCGCGAGGCCGTCGCCTCCGGCCGCATCCACCCGCGTCGGTACGAAACGTTCCTCTCGCTGCAACAAGAAATCACAACCGAGGAGGAGTGAGTCCGCGCGGCGATGTGAGGGATTCGCGAGGGGACATCTCCCCTCGCTTCGTGGAATCGCCTTTTTCATCGCATCGCTTTTTCTTACTCTGGCTTGCTGAGGGGTAGGGGACGGTGATAGCATTGCTTTCACGGAGGAACCCATGAATCGAGTGACAACCAGCGTTCTGACCGTTATCCTCCTGCTCGGCTTTGTGGCGGCCACGGCCATGCCGGGATTTCGGGCCTCCGGTGATTCTCAAGCGGGACGGCGTCCGCCCCGGCGGGAGCGACCGGTTCCGCCGCCGAGTGAGGAGAAAACGCCGCCCGCCGCAGAGAAGAAGGAAGCGGAAAAAGAAGTTGCGGCTCCACAATCGGGCCAGGAACAAAAGCCCCCTCGAAAGGAGGACATCCGCATCGAAGGCGAGCCCATTACGCTCACCTCGGAGCTGGTGACCGTTCCGGTCGTCGTCTTCGATAAGAGGAACGGGCGCGTCTACACGGGATTGAAGAAGGACAACTTCACCGTCCTCGAAGATAACGTGAAGCAAAACATCGTGACCTTTGACGGGGAAGAATCACCGATCACGCTCGTCCTGCTGCTGGAATACAGTCGGCAAATCGAATGGTTCCGCGAAGAGGTCATCAATCCCGCCGGGCTCTTTGTGACCCGTTTCGTCAAACCCGGTGACTACATTGCCATTGTCGCCTTCGACATCCGCCCGGCTGTTCTCACCGATTTCACCGATAACGGGGGACGGTTGCGCGAAGCCGTTTATCTGCTCATCCGCAACCTGCCGGCCTTCAGCGAGAGCAATCTCTTCGATGCGCTGAATTTCGTCCTGCGCGGGGGGACGCTCGATGGCGTCGAGTACACGGGATTACAGGAGATCGAAGGGCGCACGGCGGTTTTGCTCGTCGCCATCGGCATTGACACCTTCAGCAAGATTAACTTCGACGACGCGCGGCGGATCGTAGAGAATGCTGGCGTCCCGATCTATGCCATCGGCATCGGCGAACTGGCTTATCTGTTGCTGGAAAGCCGGCTGCCGCCGGAAGCGCGACTGACGTTTCTTCAGGCGCAGAATACGTTGAAAACGTTCGCCGAGGTCTCCGGCGGCCGCTTCTACAGCGTGCGATTTCAAGGGGCGTTGCCGTCAGTGCTCGAATCCATCTCCGTCATGCTGCGCACGCAATACACGCTCGGCTACGTCCCCACCAACACCCGGCGCGAGGGCAAACGGCGAAAGATCCAGGTCCTCGTGGATGTTGACGGCGACGGCAAACCGGATAACGAGCGACTGGAAGTTCAGCATCGCCGGAGCTACGTCGAACCCAAGCCCGAGAAAAAGAAGTAAGCCCATCCCCGACCGGTCACCGAGGGGGAGTCGGCCTCCTCTCCGATGACCTCAGGGGAATATAGTCCACCACGCCGAGTTCATAGTAACTGCGATAGTCGCCGGCATCGTGATGGCGGAGGAAGTTCTCCATGTATTGCAGCAAAGTCGTGATGTAATAACCGGGAAGAGCCTCCGGGTGTTGATAACCAAAGCCCACGAAGCTACGGATGATAAGACTGCGATGATCGCGCGGCAACGTTCGCACATTCTCGGCAAAAGCGGCGAGCGCGTCCTGCTGGAGCAGATAGTATTCGACGTTGGAGGTGTAGAAGACCGAGACGACCTCCCCGATCTGCCGAAGGTAATCGCCGATGGCCCGCAAGGCTTTCGGACCAGCGAAATCGCCGGTCACCGGAATGATGAGATCTCGTTCCTGGAGTTGCTTGAGGAATTGAAAACTCTCCTCCGAGGCGAGAAAGTTCCGCTGGCGTCCGCTCAAATCGGTCTCCAGAAGCAACTCGCGGAGCGTGGGGAACGTCCGCCAGGACCGACGAGAGTAGGTCTCGTAGCGGATGTCAAGACCGGCCGCGTAAAAACTCCCGAAGATATACTCGATGCGTTCGCGATCGGTGGGGGTCAGGGGGAATTCGACGCGCTTTTCCAGATACTCGAAGACCCGTTTGAGCGTGGCCTGAAAAAGAGCGGGACTCGGTCGCGCCCGGTCAATCGCCGCCACGAGATCGTTGACCGACGCCGTCTCCCACTGCCTGAGCGATCCTTCCAGAGGCCGGCTGCAGAGCAACGAGAGAAACTCCGCGCGATTCCGCGCCAGGACGAAGAGAGCCTTGTAGAGCAGATGTTGCAGCCGATTGTCCCGACGAATGTCGAGAATGAGCGCCCGGGTCGGTCGGATGGCGGCAATATAGGTGAAGTTCTGTTCCGGCCCGACGCCGATGTAAACGCCGCCGCGCACCTGAAGCTCATCGAGCTTGTTCAACACCTTCTGATAGCCGGTCTCGTTGGAGACGAGATTATCGCTGGGGAAATATCCGCCCTCTTCCGAGAGGGCATCACTCAGTTCAGCAAACGTCGGTCGCTGCTGAACGATCACCCGGGGGGCACACGCCCCCGCGCCGATGCCGAGCAAAATTCCAACGACCAGCAGCGCCGCTGTGATGCGTCCGTGAGCGCGAGAAGCCTTTCTCATCGTGCTGCCATCCCCTTCCCTATACATGGCGCGAGTGTAGCCCGAACTCCGTAACGGAATCAAGCGGCACGAAGGCTGCGCGTAGCAGCCGCATGAACGAGTCCCGGAGAAGCGACCTGTCCCAAGCGAGCCATTGGACGCGTCGCTTTTTCTCGCCCTTCTCTCCCCGCCAGGTTGGGCTCATCCTCGGGGCCTGGGCCCACCGTCGTCAGGCGGCTTTCAGGGGAAAGCCCCACGGGATGGTGTGCTGTCGTGATATGCTATACTTGTGAAGTCATGACAATCGGCTTGACACCGATGGTGTTTCTGATCGAAGAGGCGAGAGAACGCCGGCTCGAAAGCCTGCGCTACAAGGGGGGACTAATCCTATGATGACGGCTCAGGAAGCCGAGAGAGTTACGCTGGAACGACGGCTTCGGATGTATCAAGCCCGTGACGCTATCATCAATCGGTTGAATCCCGAAGCCCACCAGCTCATTGATCTGGACGTCTTTTTGCGAGCGGCGGCCTCCGAACTGGGGAAGCTCATGGAGGTGGATCGTTGTAACTTCCTCGTCCGCTCGCCTTCGGGTGAGTTGCGGATCGAGTACGAGTATCGCGCCGACGACTCCATTCCCTCGATGCTGGGATTGAAGGTCCCCACCGACATTCAGGCACTCAATGGCAAACTGGACCTTCGTCGTTCCATCGCCATCAACGATACGGCGGCGCTGACGCTGGATCCTCTCCTGGCCAAGATCGTGGAGATGACGGCCACGCGCTCGCTACTGATCGTCCCGGTGGTGCTCAAGTCGGAGGTGCTCGGCCTCATCGGACTCCAGTACTGCAAGAAGCCGCATTCCTGGTTGCCCGAGGAGATCAGCTTCATCGAATCCATTGCCCGGCAGGTCGCCATCGGCTATGCCTACACCAAGCTCTATTCGGAGAAGGAGAAAGAGGCCAACATCAATCGCGTCCTGCTGGAGATCGCCAACGACATCAACACGAGCGGAGATTTCCTCGATGTCACCGGCTCGGTCATTGACAAAGCGGTGGCGCTCATCGGGGCCGACGTCGGTTGTTTGGCCGTCCTCGATGCCAGCGGCAAGCATCTTCATTTTGATCTCGTGCGGGGACCGGGGCGGGACAGGTTGCGGGTCGAGCCGCTCGATGTGGAAGATCACCCGATGGTGCGAGCGGCGTTCGAGGCGAGAAAACCATTGCCGCTGGCGTCTTCCGATGGCGGCGATCTGGCCGACTTCTTCCTCAATGTGCTGTTCTCCGGAGCCACGTCGGCCCTCATTGTCCCCATCATCATTCGGGACCGAGCGTTTGGATTGCTCAACCTCATCTGGCTCAGCCGCCCGCGACAGTTCACCCGCTATGAAGTCGAACTGGTCGCCGGGATCGCCAATCAGATCGCCATCACGCTGGAGAAGGATCAACTGAGCGCTGAGGTCGTTCAACTCCGTCAGCAGCTTCGCGGCACGCGAGCGCCGGAGCCGATCATCGGGGTGAGCGAGAAGATCAAGAAATGCATCGAGATGGCCATGCACGTCGCCGACAGCCCGACGACCGTTCTGCTTCAGGGCGAATCGGGAACGGGAAAGGAGCTGATCGCCGACCTCATCCACTACAACAGCCCGCGCGCCAACAAACCGTATATCAAGATCAACTGTGGCGCTCTGCCCGAGACACTGCTGGAAACGGAACTCTTCGGACACGAACGCGGAGCCTTCACCGATGCTCGCAGCCGACGCATCGGCAAGTTCGAGGAAGCCAATGGGGGAACGCTCTTCCTCGACGAGGTGGGGGAGATGAGTCTGAGCGCTCAAGTCAAACTCCTGCGCGTGCTGCAGGACGGAGAGTTCACCCGCATCGGAGGCAATCAGGTCATCAAGACCGATGTGCGCATCATTGCCGCCACCAACGTCGAACTGATGAAGGCCGTCGAGGCCGGGCGATTTCGCCTCGATCTCTTCTACCGGTTGAATGTCTATCCCATTCGGATTCCGCCGCTGCGGGAGCGGCCCGAGGATATTCGTCCGCTCGTCATTCACTTCATCAAGCGCTATCAAAAGAAGTCGGGCAAGCGCATTACGGGAATTACGGAGAAGGCCCTGGAACTGCTGGAGAGATACACCTGGCCGGGGAACGTGCGCGAACTGGAGAACGCAATCGAACGAGCGGTGATCCTGGCCTCGGGACGGATGATCACGGTGAACGACCTGCCGGAGACCATTCGCGGCAACCAGCAGGAATCGAGCCTCGCGGCCGCCGGCCTCGATGTCGGCGCTCCGGTGGAAGAGATGGAACGGCGCGTTCTTCTGGAGTCGCTCATGCCATCGCCGGGAGAGCGACGGGAGTATGTCTACCCTCTGGCGATGCACTTCCTCGACCTCTACCGGAAGAAGCTGGGCAAGTCGGTCACGGGACTGAGCGAGCGCGCCTGGGAAGCGTTGCGGCGATATGACTGGCCGGGAGGTCTCCGCGAGCTGGAAGCCGTCATCGAACAGGCGGTCGCCACCACGACGGGAAATCTCATCACCGTCAGCGATCTCCCTCAGGCCCTCCGTCCGCTGTCGGCCGATGCCCCTCAGACAACGCTCGAGCTGGAAATCGGGCTGCCAATGAGCGAGGTCGAACGCCGGATCATTCTCCAGACGCTTGATTTCACCGGCGGCGATAAGACCAAGGCCGCCCGCTTGCTCAAGATCGGTCGGAAGACGCTCTATCGAAAACTGGAGAAGTACGGCGTCCTCCGGGAAGGATCATCCTCCCCGCGGTCGTCTCAGTGACGCGCGCTCTCCACCAGCCGCGCGGCGTGAGCGATGTAGTGAATGCCGGAGAACAGCGTGACGGCAAACGTTACTCCGTAGAGCCATCGAAGCTGGTCGAGGAAAAGGCCCCAGGTATTGGCCGCGAGAACAACTGTCACGGTGAGAAATTGAATGCACGTGCTGACCTTTCCCGGCAGGCTCGGTCTGAACTCGCGAAAGTTCGTCGTCAGGAAAATGGCCGCTGCTCCCAGCACGATGAAGAGATCGCGGCTGATGACGATCACCGTCAGCCACAGGGGGATCGGGCGATAGGTGTGCCCCGGCAGCGTGAGAATGACAAAAGCTGTCACCAGCATCACCTTATCGGCCACCGGATCGAGGATGCGCCCGAGCGATGTGCTCTGGTGCAAATAGCGGGCCGTCAGACCATCGAGCAAATCGGTGATCGCCGCGATGACGAAAACAACGATGGCCGTGGAGAGCTTCTCTTCAACCGTCAGCAGGGCGAAAACGGGAATCAAAACGAGGCGGATCAGCGTGAGAATATTGGCGACGGTCATCACCTCGGTCATTCCCGCCTCAACTCGATGAGCGTGATCTCCGGACGGCAGCGATAGCGGAAGGGGACGATCACCGTCCCCAGGCCGCGATTGACATAGATCTGAGTGCGGGCCTGTTGCCCGTATCCTCGGAGATAGGGCCAGAATCGCCGTGCTCGTCTCCGCCACGAGGGGATGTTGATCTGACCGCCATGCGTGTGGCCGGCCAGAACAAGCGCCACTCCGGCGGCAGCAGCCTGCCAGATGATGTTGGGATTGTGCGACAGCAGAATGATCGGCCGGGTCGAGATCGCTCCCTGGAGAGCCCGCTGGAGATCGTCTTCGCCCAGCGTCGCATCGTCCACCCCGGCCAGCGTGAGCGCATCGCTCTTTTTCCGGAGTTCCGTGTGAGCATTTCGCAAAAGCTCGATCCCTCGCCGCCGAAAAGCCCGCTCCAGCGCTGCCGCATCCGTCCAGAAATCATGATTGCCGAGGACGGCATAAACCCCATCGGGGGCACGCAACTCCCCGAGCACTTCGGCGCATCCCCCAATGTACCATCGTGAGTGGCTGACGTAATCGCCCGTGAGGACAATCAGGTCGGGCTCCAATCGGTTGGTTAAAGCGACGGCCCGAGCAATGTACTCGGCTTCGACGAAGGCGCTATAGTGAATGTCCGAAAGGTGAACAAGCGTGTAGCCGTCAAATTCCGTCGGAAGATCGGTTACGCTGATCCGCTGATAGGTCACCTCAATATTGCGCGTTTCGTTCAGCAGCGTCCGCGCCAGCTCCATCGCGCTGGCCGTGATCCCCAAAACGGTTCGCGTTCGTTTCCGTGAAAGGGTTCCTTCCGAAGAAAAAAGAGACCACCGCCGCAGCTCTCTTGCGAGACGACTCTCGCCGTCTTCCCGATGGCCATGTATCCCTCGTGGCATTCTCTTTCCTCCATCCACCGAGCGAGCCGGGCCAGGCGAGCCCGTATTATGAACTCGGACGCGCCTCTCCGGCAAGAGGCCGGGGGAGTTTCAGGTGCACGTCGCAATTGTCGAACTCAATCCCAGAGGCCAGCCGGACCATTTCTTCGGATGCTCGTGTCCTTTCCTCCGTCTCCACGCGCCTGGCTCCTCTTTGCTGGCCCTTCCGGGACTGACCACGGCTTGACCGTCTTCCGGTGATCCTGCGGTGAAGTCGTGACCCCTCGGGCAAACCGCTGCCCTCACGGTCGGGAGAGTGTCTTCAGGATTTGCTGGGCGAGCGGGTTATCCGGCTCCAGGGAGAGCGCCCGCTCCGCCCATCGTCGCGCCCGATTCTTCTCTCCTTTTCGCAGATACGCTTCGGCCAGTCCGATATAGGCCGGCAGATGTCCCGGATCCACCTCCACCGCTTGTGTGAACTTCTCGATGGCTTGGTCGAACCAACCGTTGTCCATGCAGAACAGTCCGTAGTTGTAAGAGGTCATCGCCTCGGTCGGACGGAGTTGCAGGGCCTGGTCGAAAACGGCCTTCGCCTGACTGACGTGACCCATTTGCGCGTAGGCAATGGCCAGCAGGTTGAGCGCTTTGATATTGTGCTGATCGGCAGCGAGGCTCTGTCTGGCGAGCTGCACGGCGTCAGCAGCAGCTCCCTGGTGATATTTGATGGTCGCCAGATAGAACAAAGCCTCGCTGTGACGTGGGTTCATGTTCAGAAGCATCTGAGCGATGGCAGTGAGTGATTCCCAATCGGCAGCTCCTTCATAGCAGGCAGCGAGTTGTTCCACCGCTCGAAGAGGAACTGACCGAGGAGAAGTTTCGACCAGGGGACGGAGCACACGAATACATTCCGAATAGGCCCGCTCATCGAAGTAGAGTGCCGCCAGCGCGAGTCGGGCTGCGAGATTGTCCTCGTTTTGCTGGAGAAGATCGCGGAAGAGGCGTTTGACCTCCGCCCGCTCATCGCCGGAACGGGCCGTGCGGCGAAGACCGTCCAGGGCTTCGGCGGCCCGGGGATTCCGCTCGAGAGCTTTCCGATACTGCTCGAATGCCAGCCAGGGACTTTCAGCGAACTCGTACATCTGCCCCCTGTTCTGAAAATTCACCCAGGTTGCCTGAGCATGAACCTCCCGCACGACCGGCGGGAGGGGAACGACCCTGGGAAAACCAACAAGCTCCCGGTAGTTCGACTCGCCGGTCCGGGCATGCATGTAGCGCGGGCTGGAAAATTCCAGCACCGGATGGTCGTCGCTGTTGGGCGGCACTCCCGCGGTGAAACGGTTCACGTCGTCCCCCTCCATCACGTAGAGGCTCAGGAGGCTGTCCAGATCAAAGATGGCGATCTTCTTCAGATCGTCGCTCACTTCTTTTCGCCTGAAGGCGCGCTCGAGTCGTTCTCGATGCAGCTCGAAAGAGCGATCCTTCGGGCCGAGCAAAAGCAGATCATTCTCATTGAGCGCCCACAGGCTCGCGCCCGGAAAGACTTCCTGGAAAGCCCTCAACACGCTTTTGAGATCGCGTCCGGACATGTTATAGCTGTGAAGCCACTGGCAGAAGATTCCCCGATCCGTCAGTCGAGCGTATACCAGTTGAAAGAACTCGCGGGTGAAAAGCCCGCTCACGCCGGCCATCCAGGGATTGGACGGTTCGGAGATGATCACATCGTACGTTTCCGCGGTCAGCAGGAGATGATTCCGACCGTCAGTGATGATGAGCCGCACGCGCGGATCCTCAAGAGCGCGTTCGTTGACATGGTGGAAAAAGCGCGACGCTTCGACGACCTCCGGCGACAGCTCGACGACGTCCACCCGACCGATGGGGTGCTTGAGCGCCGCATTCAGCGTCACGCCGCTGCCGAGTCCGATGATGCACACCCGGCCAGGCGCCTCGGCCACAAGCAGAGGCAGATGAGCCAAAAGTTTTTGCGTCGTCATATCGCCACCGCTATCGCTGGCGTCTACCTTTCCTTCGATGGCGAGCGTCATCTCGTCGCCCTGTCGGCGGACGGAAACCGTCGCACTGACGCCCTCTTTGTAATAGACCAGGTCACCACGTGTGAGCAGCAGATCCAGATTCGCACTCTCAGCATAGAGGGCATATTTGTAGGCTCCCGCCGAAAGAAGCTCCGGATCCCATCGTGGGGAGAATCCGTAGCCCAACAGAGCGATGGCAAGAAGGAGCCCGCTCCCGATCCAGTCCCACCGCCGACGCGTGCGACTGATGAGCAGCGCCAACAAGCCGATGAGAAGATTCAATCCAACACCGGCGTGGAAGGTTCGCTCGGTGCCGACCAACGGGATGAACAGGAATCCGGCCAGCAGCGATCCCGCGATGGCTCCGACGGTGTTGGCGGCGTACCCGTTCCCCAGCTCTTCGCCGAGTCTCCTTTTCTCTCGGACGTAGAGTTTCGTGGCGATCGGAAAGATCATCCCCATCAGAAGCGTAGGAACGAGCAGAAGGCCAAAGAGAAGCCCAAAGTGAACCGCCTGAAGCCGAACAAAATCCTCGGCATATCGGCGGACCACTCCGGCCAGGACAAGCGGGAGGCGATTGAGGACAGGCAGAAGGGCCAGAGTGGTCAATCCGATGAGCATCTCCAGGGCCGAGAGCCGACAGCACAGAAGAGACCAGCCATCTTCTCGCCCACCCCAGCGATCCACTCTCTTGGCTGCAAGAAAACTCCCCAGGGCCAGGCCGACGATAAAGGTCGTGAGCATCAGGCTGAAAGCATAGACCGTCGGTCCGACAACGAGACTCAAAGTCCGCGTCCAGGCCACTTCATAGAGGAGGGCAACGCACCCGGAGAGGAAGAAGATGAGTAGCACTACCCTCAGCCGCCAAGAGGCTGAACCCGGCGGCGTGATCCCTGAAGTGGTGACGATCGGCAAAACGTCATTCGTTCTGTCCTTCCCCGGCACCGAAGACGCCGCCTTTTCGCTCTCCCGTCGGGCGGGCCGCCCCTCCCGGTCAAAGGAAAGGACTTCGTCGTCGAGAGGATGGTTCGTCAGAGG
The genomic region above belongs to Blastocatellia bacterium and contains:
- the rsgA gene encoding ribosome small subunit-dependent GTPase A; amino-acid sequence: MREGDLSGRVLKAIRGHYWVETDRGTFHCYARESVIKNLKSSPPIVVGDIVTLQVTDEPKKEGVIVDLQPRRTKLSRKVFTGAREVEQIVAANIDHLVIVTSVAQPPLKPGLIDRYLVAAAKGDLAPIICINKIDLLPPPEARTGDRESLLTQTEDQALLEQVLEVKTLYEQLGYPVVLTSARTGEGIDTLRELLRDSTAIFAGHSGVGKSSVLKALNPGMKVKVSEVNPRTGRGRHTTTAAQLVPLPGGGYVVDTPGIRQLSLWDVTPADVRRAFVEIARWSHQCRFNDCSHTVEPECAVREAVASGRIHPRRYETFLSLQQEITTEEE
- a CDS encoding glycosyltransferase family 4 protein; protein product: MSRDDLRRPLRVVHLSPTLFGEEFITGGGERFVTELARAMSRLVPTRLVSFSESAGERSRLHDCPGSGPATGWRATAGLDVQLFKPLAFVRGQKTNPLSFRFLRALADADVIHCHQFHVLATTLALAYGRLRGKRLFVTDLGGGGWDLSYHFDLGRWVDGFLHISEFSAQQADARYRRKSHVIYAGVAVEKFRPTGHPKRPVVLFVGRLLPHKGINYLIEAMDPQTELRIIGRPWEPHLAATRSEEYLALLRRLATGKNVRFIFDADDDQLVEEYSTALVTVLPSVYTDVFGQTRPAPELLGLTLLESLACGTPVIATRVGGMPEVVEEGVTGFLVPPNNVRALAERIAWIKNHPGEAQRMGERGRRHVEEKFTWDQVARRALEIYQHALAATGSR
- a CDS encoding VWA domain-containing protein, whose translation is MNRVTTSVLTVILLLGFVAATAMPGFRASGDSQAGRRPPRRERPVPPPSEEKTPPAAEKKEAEKEVAAPQSGQEQKPPRKEDIRIEGEPITLTSELVTVPVVVFDKRNGRVYTGLKKDNFTVLEDNVKQNIVTFDGEESPITLVLLLEYSRQIEWFREEVINPAGLFVTRFVKPGDYIAIVAFDIRPAVLTDFTDNGGRLREAVYLLIRNLPAFSESNLFDALNFVLRGGTLDGVEYTGLQEIEGRTAVLLVAIGIDTFSKINFDDARRIVENAGVPIYAIGIGELAYLLLESRLPPEARLTFLQAQNTLKTFAEVSGGRFYSVRFQGALPSVLESISVMLRTQYTLGYVPTNTRREGKRRKIQVLVDVDGDGKPDNERLEVQHRRSYVEPKPEKKK
- a CDS encoding glycosyltransferase; protein product: MSVTGRVLFIALAFPPHPGSGTLRSAKFVKYLGAFGWQPVVITLDWERVLEPSGLDASLLEDVPAHVPVYRLDPFHPVLHLKQMIRPPSPPPADRPIVTESEVPLEEQAHSWLYRGLRSVYHGLLAPVGDEHFYWAWRAVPDSIEIALRHRVDAIFVSVSPWTSGFLGLMLKTILGLPLVVDFRDYWTLWPIKARRPVRDRLDALAERLLLRTADRIICVHQAMAEDFAGLHPRASAKCVVIPNGYDPEDFPHLGPMTLTGQLSLMTMTDARHDEGGERERPFPSPSPTRGMAHEPPMMSLTSAGSPLPSSWPPRTSLVHTGMVWGDAAGAFLRALAQLKPEGIEARLHVRFVGGLPPSNIRFLRDHQLDSLVTVEPRTTHRTALQRMKAADVLLLLLTSHEGGRKWYPGKLFEYLVAGKPVLAIAPPGIATQLIEEAGVGTSVDHTDTRQLVEMIRWIAHHPDEFRERFYHPQPSVIARYDRRRLTERLAETLTEVRFGIERSDVSR